From one Triticum urartu cultivar G1812 chromosome 3, Tu2.1, whole genome shotgun sequence genomic stretch:
- the LOC125543379 gene encoding probable nucleolar protein 5-1 isoform X2 has translation MRKRFSSASSHLATKRRRRGAPAPSRPPRPSDLCRIREYMLLLFETPSGFAVFLFCGSLINPPRSLEDIWLNFADSNTAKGVVLLMEFQTFEDKSSAINQNTGVSERLADMIRAWLPGKKMAVGKPEYKEIIEERLEIECLYNKRVMEVMWGIQNCMPGLIPIEKSQLAKEDRLPSKGLQKFLKCYDCNVKPEMVLSLRMCLASAVRVGAYWTLQQL, from the exons ATGAGGAAGCGATTCTCCTCAGCATCTTCTCATCTGGCGACGAAGAGGCGACGCCGGGGCGCTCCTGCTCCGTCGCGACCCCCACGCCCTT CTGACCTATGTCGGATCAGGGAATACATGCTGCTTCTGTTCGAGACACCCTCTGGCTTTGCAGTCTTCCTTTTTTGTGGGTCACTCATTAACCCACCTAGATCTCTGGAG GACATATGGCTTAATTTCGCTGACAGTAACACGGCAAAAGGG GTTGTTTTGCTGATGGAGTTCCAAACTTTTGAGGACAAGTCCAGTGCCATTAATCAGAACACTGGTGTCAGTGAAAGGCTTGCTGACATGATCAGGGCGTGGCTCCCTGGTAAGAAAATGGCAGTCGGAAAGCCTGAATATAAggaaatcattgaagagagattg GAAATAGAATGCCTGTATAATAAACGGGTGATGGAGGTAATGTGGGGCATACAGAATTGCATGCCAGGTTTGATACCTATAGAAAAATCACAGCTGGCTAAAGAGGACCGCCTCCCGAGTAAGGGATTGCAAAAATTCTTGAAGTGTTATGACTGTAATGTCAAACCAGAGATG GTGCTGTCATTAAGGATGTGTCTGGCATCAGCTGTGAGGGTTGGAGCTTACTGGACATTGCAACAGCTCTGA
- the LOC125543379 gene encoding probable nucleolar protein 5-1 isoform X1 — protein MRKRFSSASSHLATKRRRRGAPAPSRPPRPSDLCRIREYMLLLFETPSGFAVFLFCGSLINPPRSLEDIWLNFADSNTAKGVVLLMEFQTFEDKSSAINQNTGVSERLADMIRAWLPGKKMAVGKPEYKEIIEERLEIECLYNKRVMEVMWGIQNCMPGLIPIEKSQLAKEDRLPSKGLQKFLKCYDCNVKPEMSCAKQVLSLRMCLASAVRVGAYWTLQQL, from the exons ATGAGGAAGCGATTCTCCTCAGCATCTTCTCATCTGGCGACGAAGAGGCGACGCCGGGGCGCTCCTGCTCCGTCGCGACCCCCACGCCCTT CTGACCTATGTCGGATCAGGGAATACATGCTGCTTCTGTTCGAGACACCCTCTGGCTTTGCAGTCTTCCTTTTTTGTGGGTCACTCATTAACCCACCTAGATCTCTGGAG GACATATGGCTTAATTTCGCTGACAGTAACACGGCAAAAGGG GTTGTTTTGCTGATGGAGTTCCAAACTTTTGAGGACAAGTCCAGTGCCATTAATCAGAACACTGGTGTCAGTGAAAGGCTTGCTGACATGATCAGGGCGTGGCTCCCTGGTAAGAAAATGGCAGTCGGAAAGCCTGAATATAAggaaatcattgaagagagattg GAAATAGAATGCCTGTATAATAAACGGGTGATGGAGGTAATGTGGGGCATACAGAATTGCATGCCAGGTTTGATACCTATAGAAAAATCACAGCTGGCTAAAGAGGACCGCCTCCCGAGTAAGGGATTGCAAAAATTCTTGAAGTGTTATGACTGTAATGTCAAACCAGAGATG TCATGCGCGAAGCAGGTGCTGTCATTAAGGATGTGTCTGGCATCAGCTGTGAGGGTTGGAGCTTACTGGACATTGCAACAGCTCTGA
- the LOC125543379 gene encoding probable nucleolar protein 5-1 isoform X3, which translates to MLLLFETPSGFAVFLFCGSLINPPRSLEDIWLNFADSNTAKGVVLLMEFQTFEDKSSAINQNTGVSERLADMIRAWLPGKKMAVGKPEYKEIIEERLEIECLYNKRVMEVMWGIQNCMPGLIPIEKSQLAKEDRLPSKGLQKFLKCYDCNVKPEMSCAKQVLSLRMCLASAVRVGAYWTLQQL; encoded by the exons ATGCTGCTTCTGTTCGAGACACCCTCTGGCTTTGCAGTCTTCCTTTTTTGTGGGTCACTCATTAACCCACCTAGATCTCTGGAG GACATATGGCTTAATTTCGCTGACAGTAACACGGCAAAAGGG GTTGTTTTGCTGATGGAGTTCCAAACTTTTGAGGACAAGTCCAGTGCCATTAATCAGAACACTGGTGTCAGTGAAAGGCTTGCTGACATGATCAGGGCGTGGCTCCCTGGTAAGAAAATGGCAGTCGGAAAGCCTGAATATAAggaaatcattgaagagagattg GAAATAGAATGCCTGTATAATAAACGGGTGATGGAGGTAATGTGGGGCATACAGAATTGCATGCCAGGTTTGATACCTATAGAAAAATCACAGCTGGCTAAAGAGGACCGCCTCCCGAGTAAGGGATTGCAAAAATTCTTGAAGTGTTATGACTGTAATGTCAAACCAGAGATG TCATGCGCGAAGCAGGTGCTGTCATTAAGGATGTGTCTGGCATCAGCTGTGAGGGTTGGAGCTTACTGGACATTGCAACAGCTCTGA